From a region of the Daphnia magna isolate NIES linkage group LG1, ASM2063170v1.1, whole genome shotgun sequence genome:
- the LOC116934271 gene encoding LOW QUALITY PROTEIN: carboxylesterase 4A-like (The sequence of the model RefSeq protein was modified relative to this genomic sequence to represent the inferred CDS: substituted 2 bases at 2 genomic stop codons) produces MKFEVLCVLVATYLAVPCFSEPFIMELPGYAKTVLGGFGNLSTSWYEPRRPFYSFRYFHYAAKPTYETRFLPPVPSNYPYPDDEIYNSIDLPPGCAQGDRNGLEDCLILSVYTPKFPGNASDPSTTFDDLLPVMVWIHGGSFIFGQSILYEPNTFMAHDVVMVVIQYRLGPLGFLSLGTDEIPGNAGMADQVEALRWVQKFIKYFGGDKDKVTIVGESAGAASVGFLLFPPPKKEKKKKXXQNLFRYAIAESGSMLADWAVDRNSTKHGYVIAELAGCPLEPYEELLHCLRSIDVITLQNAQSAFSANDVLNGGLGFGGQSPVIQTAGKIKYLTEEPRHLIESGQYKTDTHLLFGANEGEGIMALDMTLDLYIRPNGLENDEVFWKYDSVRTILAALGIIRKYTLGDGYAVDSCQMGNFTVMIPGLVDIAGTLFLKAGGWQTVMLHTKFNPHAYWYSFDFLGKVSLISADEILPRGVMHADEIMYLFTMPIPHNETEIELSRKMLEIWTTFATYGEPTPDELTMREGIPKWPPYTHERKEFMAINKYWSVKNDYTLYYTVTVDKAGPRSVSRQSAEACANAYWTSKKKHERRRRA; encoded by the exons ATGAAATTCGAAGTGTTGTGCGTTTTAGTAGCAACCTACTTGGCTGTGCCATGTTTCTCCGAACCATTTATCATGGAACTTCCTGGCTACGCAAAAACTGTTTTAGGAGGTTTTG GAAACCTGAGCACATCCTGGTATGAGCCGCGACGTCCGTTTTACTCTTTTCGTTATTTCCATTACGCGGCAAAACCAACTTATGAGACTCGATTCCTG CCTCCGGTTCCTTCAAACTATCCATACCCCGATGACGAAATCTATAACTCAATTGATTTGCCTCCTGGTTGTGCCCAAGGTGATCGTAATGGACTAGAAGATTGTCTTATTCTAAGCGTTTACACGCCTAAA TTTCCAGGTAACGCTTCAGATCCCTCAACGACGTTTGACGATTTGTTGCCCGTCATGGTTTGGATACACGGCGGTTCTTTCATATtt GGTCAAAGTATTCTGTACGAGCCAAACACTTTCATGGCGCATGATGTCGTTATGGTTGTAATCCAATACCGCCTTGGTCCTCTTG GTTTCCTGTCGTTAGGCACGGACGAAATTCCCGGAAACGCTGGCATGGCTGATCAAGTAGAAGCTTTGCGCTGGGTACAGAAGTTCATCAAATATTTTGGTGGTGACAAAGACAAGGTCACCATTGTTGGAGAAAGTGCAGGAGCAGCAAGtgttggttttcttctttttcccccccccaaaaaagaaaaaaaaaaaaaatgataacaga ACCTCTTTAGGTATGCAATTGCCGAATCAGGCTCTATGTTGGCTGATTGGGCAGTTGATCGTAACTCCACTAAACACGGATATGTGATTGCTGAACTGGCTGGTTGCCCGCTTGAGCCCTACGAGGAACTACTGCACTGTTTACGGAGTATTGATGTAATTACTCTACAGAATGCCCAATCAGCTTTCTCG GCCAACGATGTACTAAATGGTGGATTAGGTTTCGGAGGGCAATCACCCGTTATCCAAACGGCCggaaaaattaagtatttGACGGAAGAACCAAGACACCTGATTGAAAGTGGACAGTACAAAACCGACACGCACCTTCTATTTGGTGCCAATGAAGGAGAAGGAATTATGGCCTTAGACATGACACTGGACTTGTACATCAGGCCAAATGGTCTAGAAAATGATGAGGTCTTTTGGAAATACGACTCCGTGAGAACTATACTCGCAGCTTTAGGTATCATAAGAAAATAC ACTCTAGGCGACGGTTATGCTGTTGATTCTTGTCAGATGGGAAACTTCACTGTTATGATTCCCGGTTTGGTTGAC ATAGCTGGTACCTTGTTCCTGAAAGCCGGTGGTTGGCAAACTGTGATGCTCCACACCAAATTCAATCCTCATGCATACTGGTACTCTTTCGATTTTCTCGGAAAAGTCAGTTTGATCAGCGCCGACGAAATACTTCCGCGTG GTGTAATGCACGCCGATGAAATTATGTACCTGTTCACGATGCCTATTCCGCATAACGAAACGGAAATCGAATTATCCAGAAAAATGTTAGAAATTTGGACAACATTCGCTACATACGG AGAACCAACACCAGATGAATTGACTATGAGAGAAGGTATTCCGAAATGGCCTCCCTACACTCACGAGAGAAAAGAATTCATGGCAATCAACAAATACTGGAGTGTCAAAAATGACTACACTTTG TATTACACAGTAACAGTGGATAAGGCGGGACCGAGGTCCGTTAGTCGACAGTCTGCCGAAGCATGTGCCAACGCGTATTGGACTTCGAAGAAGAAGCACGAACGTCGTCGTCGTGCCTAA
- the LOC116933794 gene encoding LOW QUALITY PROTEIN: acetylcholinesterase (The sequence of the model RefSeq protein was modified relative to this genomic sequence to represent the inferred CDS: deleted 1 base in 1 codon) codes for MKLTVLCVLVAAYLAAPCYSEPFIMELPGYAKTVMGGYGNASTSWYEPRRPFYSFRYFHYAAKPTYETRFLPPIPSNYPYPDEEIYNSIDLPPGCAQGNDNALEDCLILSVYTPHFPGNASDPSTTFDKLLPVMVWIHGGTFVSGQSALYEPNTFMAHDVVVVVIQYRLGALGFLTLDTDEIPGNAGMADQVEALRWVQKFIKYFGGDKDKVTIVGESAGAASVGFLLLCPQARGERLFHNAIAESGSMLTEWALDRNTTKHGYRIAELAGCPLEPYADLLHCLRSIDAIALRNAQKEFSKEDQKNGYMGFGGQSPIMQTAGTVRYLTEEPKTLIERGEYMTDVNILFGANEGEGIMAFDIIYRGYIKPNNLFDNETFWKYDSVRTVLGALGIRDDTSALSDALITKYLGYAVDSCQMGNLTVMLPGLIDIAGTLFLKAGGWQTVLKHTKFNPHAYWYSFDFLSKVSIIGASDFLPRGVMHADEIMYLFTMPIPHNETEKELGKKMIEIWTTFATYGEPTPEGVQMREGIPKWPPYTHEKKEFMAINKYWSVRNDYTLYYTVTVDKAGPRTGGQSAAQQCADEYWASKRELHRRHG; via the exons ATGAAACTCACGGTGTTATGTGTGTTGGTAGCAGCCTACCTGGCTGCGCCATGTTACTCGGAACCGTTCATCATGGAATTGCCAGGTTATGCGAAGACCGTTATGGGTGGTTATG GAAATGCAAGCACGTCCTGGTACGAGCCTCGACGTCCGTTTTACTCCTTCCGTTATTTCCATTATGCGGCGAAACCGACTTATGAGACTCGATTTCTG CCTCCAATACCCTCAAACTACCCTTATCCCGACGAAGAGATATACAACTCAATTGACTTGCCCCCAG GATGCGCACAGGGGAACGATAATGCATTAGAAGACTGTCTTATACTTAGCGTATACACCCCCCAT TTTCCCGGGAACGCTTCTGATCCTTCTACTACATTTGACAAACTGCTGCCTGTCATGGTTTGGATACACGGCGGTACATTCGTATCT GGTCAAAGTGCCCTTTACGAACCAAACACTTTTATGGCACACGATGTCGTTGTCGTTGTAATCCAATATAGACTTGGTGCCCTCG gattccTTACTCTCGATACGGATGAAATACCAGGGAATGCTGGCATGGCAGACCAGGTTGAAGCTTTACGTTGGGTCCAGAAGTTCATTAAATACTTTGGTGGCGATAAGGACAAAGTAACCATTGTCGGGGAAAGTGCCGGAGCAGCAAGTGTGGGTTTCCTCCTTCTATGCCCCCAAGCCCGAGGAGAAC GACTTTTCCACAACGCCATTGCCGAATCAGGCTCTATGTTGACTGAATGGGCTCTTGATCGTAACACGACAAAGCATGGATATCGAATTGCAGAGCTGGCTGGATGCCCTCTCGAACCTTACGCCGATTTGCTGCACTGCTTGCGAAGCATAGATGCCATAGCCTTGCGAAACGCCCAAAAAGAATTTTCG AAAGAAGACCAAAAAAATGGTTACATGGGATTTGGAGGCCAATCACCCATTATGCAAACTGCCGGAACAGTCCGCTATTTGACCGAGGAACCAAAAACTTTGATTGAACGAGGAGAATACATGACGGACGTGAATATTTTGTTTGGCGCTAATGAAGGAGAAGGCATTATGGCTTTTGATATCATCTATCGCGGCTACATTAAACCGAATAATCTTTTTGACAATGAGACCTTCTGGAAGTACGACAGCGTCAGAACTGTTCTTGGCGCTTTAG GGATTCGTGACGACACAAGCGCTCTGTCCGATGCTCTCATCACCAAATACCTCGGCTATGCTGTTGACTCTTGTCAGATGGGTAATCTGACCGTCATGCTTCCCGGTTTAATTGAC ATCGCTGGGACTTTGTTCTTGAAAGCTGGCGGTTGGCAAACAGTACTAAAACATACAAAATTCAATCCTCACGCTTATTGGTACTCGTTTGACTTTCTGAGTAAAGTCAGCATTATTGGCGCTAGCGATTTTCTTCCCCGCG GTGTGATGCACGCGGATGAAATCATGTACCTGTTCACGATGCCCATTCCCCACAACGAAACGGAAAAAGAGCttggaaagaaaatgattgaGATTTGGACAACTTTCGCCACTTACGG AGAACCGACACCAGAAGGAGTGCAAATGAGGGAAGGCATTCCAAAATGGCCTCCCTACACCcacgaaaagaaagaattcatGGCC ATCAATAAATACTGGAGCGTCAGAAACGATTACACTTTG TACTACACCGTTACCGTAGACAAGGCAGGACCGAGGACTGGAGGTCAAAGCGCTGCACAACAATGCGCTGACGAGTATTGGGCATCCAAGAGAGAACTACATCGTCGACACGGTTAA
- the LOC116933787 gene encoding LOW QUALITY PROTEIN: liver carboxylesterase 1 (The sequence of the model RefSeq protein was modified relative to this genomic sequence to represent the inferred CDS: inserted 1 base in 1 codon) — MQFALLCILAVAYLAAPCYCVPFIIELPGYAKAVMGGYGNLSTSWYEPQRPFYSFRYFHYAAKPTNETRFLPPIPSNYPYPDDEIYNSIDAPPECYQGDENGGEDCLILSVYTPKFPGNASDPSTTYDDLLPVMVWIHGGSFEYGRSITYQPQTFMAHDVVMVIIQYRLGPFGFLSLETDEIPGNAGMADQIEALRWIQKFIKYFGGDKDCVTIVGESAGAASVGFLLLAPQAKSEKLFHHAIAESGSMLTDWALDRNAKKNGMRIAEFTNCTLEPYEVLLHCLRNLDAYTLRQAQKKYSREDERNGGLGFGGQSPIIQTAGKVRYLTDEPKALIERGXYMTEAKIMFGANEGEGIMAFDLLLNRYIRPNGLDGDVNFWKYDAVKVVFGALGVRDDTGALADALTSKYLGYAIESCQMGNFTVMIPGLIDIYGVLFLKAGGWQTVLLHTKYNPNAYWYSFDFFGKISLISSDEVLPRGVMHADEIMYLFTMPIPHNETEIDLSRKMLQVWTTFAKYGNPTPDGVPMREGIPHWPAYTHEKKEFMAINKYWSVRNDYSLYYTVTVDKAGPRSISRESAEKCSNEYWASKRERRRHHA; from the exons ATGCAGTTTGCGTTGCTATGTATTTTGGCTGTTGCTTACTTGGCTGCGCCTTGTTATTGCGTACCCTTCATTATTGAATTGCCCGGCTATGCGAAGGCTGTTATGGGAGGATACG GAAACCTCAGTACATCTTGGTATGAACCCCAACGTCCGTTTTACTCTTTCCGCTATTTCCATTATGCTGCCAAGCCGACTAATGAGACGCGATTTTtg CCTCCAATTCCATCAAATTATCCCTACCCAGATGACGAGATCTACAACTCTATCGATGCCCCACCAGAATGTTACCAAGGTGACGAGAACGGAGGAGAAGATTGCCTCATCCTTTCTGTCTACACACCCAAG TTTCCTGGTAATGCTTCCGATCCATCTACTACTTATGACGATTTGCTGCCCGTTATGGTCTGGATTCATGGCGGTTCTTTCGAATAC GGTCGAAGTATAACCTATCAACCACAAACTTTTATGGCTCACGATGTTGTTATGGTAATAATCCAATATCGTCTTGGTCCTTTTG GATTCCTGTCGCTGGAAACGGATGAAATACCTGGAAATGCCGGAATGGCCGACCAAATAGAAGCTTTACGCTGGATCCAAAAATTTATCAAATATTTCGGTGGCGATAAAGATTGTGTTACCATTGTAGGCGAAAGTGCTGGAGCAGCAAGTGTCGGTTTCCTTCTTCTTGCTCCTCAAGCAAAAAGCGAAA AATTGTTTCATCACGCCATTGCCGAGTCCGGCTCAATGTTGACTGACTGGGCCCTGGATCGTAACGCAAAGAAAAACGGAATGAGAATCGCCGAGTTTACAAACTGTACCCTCGAACCTTACGAAGTGTTGTTGCATTGTTTGAGGAATCTTGATGCCTACACGCTTCGTCAGGctcaaaaaaaatattcg AGAGAAGATGAACGGAACGGTGGGCTCGGATTTGGCGGCCAATCTCCCATTATCCAAACAGCCGGAAAAGTAAGATATCTTACGGATGAGCCAAAAGCCTTGATTGAAAGAG AATACATGACGGAGGCCAAGATTATGTTTGGTGCTAATGAAGGTGAAGGCATCATGGCGTTCGATTTGCTGCTAAACAGATACATAAGACCGAACGGTCTGGATGGTGACGTAAACTTCTGGAAATACGATGCTGTTAAAGTCGTTTTCGGTGCACTTG GTGTTCGTGATGATACTGGAGCTTTGGCGGATGCACTGACCTCGAAATATCTCGGCTACGCCATCGAGTCTTGTCAAATGGGAAATTTTACTGTTATGATTCCAGGTCTCATTgat ATTTACGGTGTCTTATTCCTAAAAGCTGGTGGCTGGCAAACAGTGTTACTTCACACGAAGTATAATCCCAACGCGTATTGGTATTCGTTCGActtttttggaaaaatcaGTTTGATCTCGTCTGACGAAGTTCTTCCTCGAG GTGTGATGCACGCTGACGAAATTATGTACCTGTTCACTATGCCAATACCCCACAACGAAACGGAAATCGACTTATCCAGGAAAATGTTACAAGTGTGGACGACGTTCGCCAAATACGG GAATCCAACACCAGACGGAGTGCCAATGAGGGAAGGTATTCCGCACTGGCCAGCCTACACCCACGAGAAAAAAGAGTTTATGGCGATCAATAAATATTGGAGCGTCAGAAATGACTATTCTTTG TATTACACCGTTACGGTAGACAAAGCAGGGCCGAGGTCCATCAGTCGCGAATCTGCTGAAAAATGTTCCAACGAGTATTGGGCAtcgaagagagagagacgtcGCCACCATGCTTGA
- the LOC116933775 gene encoding LOW QUALITY PROTEIN: acetylcholinesterase (The sequence of the model RefSeq protein was modified relative to this genomic sequence to represent the inferred CDS: deleted 3 bases in 3 codons), whose protein sequence is MKFAVLCVLVAAYLAAPCYSEPFIMELPGYAKAVMGGYGNLSTSWYEPRKPFYSFRYFHYAAKPTYETRFLPPVPSNYPYPDEEIYNSIDLPPGCAQGGDNALEDCLILSVYTPMFPGNASDPNTSYDNLLPVMVWIHGGSFAYGQSIIYEPNTFMAHDVVMVVIQYRLGALGYLCLDTDEIPGNAGMADQIEALRWVQKFIKYFGGDKDKVTIVGESAGAASVGFLLLAPQAKEEGLFRYAIAESGSMLTDWALDRNASKHGYRIAELTGCPLEPYADLLHCLRTIDPLELRRAQSSFSNEDEKNGGLGFGGQSPVIQVAGKEKYLTAEPRQLIESGQYMTEAHILFGANEGEGIMAFDMMLDGYIQPNNLMDSEDFFKFDVVRVILGALSVRDDTSALSDALISKYLGYAVDSCQMGNYTAMINGLIDICGALFLKAGGWQTVMLHTKFNPHAYWYSFDFFGKVSLIGADETLPRGVMHADEIMYLFTMPIPHNETEVDLSRKMIEVWTTFATYGEPTPEGVQMREGIPKWPPYTHEKKEFMAINKYWSVKNDYSLYYTVTVDKAGPRAVDPETAKECANAYWKSKKERRH, encoded by the exons ATGAAATTCGCGGTGTTATGTGTGTTGGTAGCAGCCTACCTGGCTGCGCCATGTTACTCGGAACCGTTCATCATGGAATTGCCAGGTTATGCAAAGGCCGTTATGGGTGGTTATG GAAACCTAAGTACGTCCTGGTATGAGCCTCGCAAACCGTTTTATTCCTTCCGTTATTTCCATTACGCCGCCAAACCCACTTACGAGACTAGATTTCTG CCTCCAGTTCCATCAAACTATCCCTACCCTGATGAAGAAATCTACAACTCAATCGATTTGCCACCAGG ATGCGCACAAGGCGGTGACAATGCATTGGAAGATTGCCTGATTCTTAGCGTTTACACTCCTATG TTCCCGGGTAACGCTTCCGATCCTAACACCAGTTACGAC AATTTGCTGCCCGTTATGGTCTGGATTCATGGAGGTTCTTTCGCATAC GGTCAAAGTATCATCTACGAGCCAAATACCTTTATGGCGCACGATGTTGTTATGGTAGTGATTCAATACCGTCTTGGTGCTCTTG GATACCTGTGTCTAGACACGGATGAAATTCCCGGAAACGCTGGCATGGCTGATCAAATTGAAGCTTTACGTTGGGTCCAAAAGTTCATTAAATACTTCGGTGGAGATAAGGACAAGGTCACCATTGTTGGTGAAAGCGCCGGAGCAGCAAGTGTCGGCTTCCTTCTTCTAGCCCCTCaagcaaaagaagaag GTCTATTTAGATATGCCATTGCCGAATCTGGCTCTATGCTAACTGACTGGGCCCTCGATCGCAATGCCTCCAAACACGGATATCGAATTGCTGAATTGACCGGC TGCCCGCTGGAACCTTATGCTGACCTGTTGCACTGCTTGCGAACCATAGATCCCTTAGAATTGAGACGCGCGCAAAGCTCGTTTTCG AACGAAGACGAGAAAAATGGTGGGCTTGGTTTCGGAGGGCAATCTCCCGTCATTCAAGTTGCTGGcaaagaaaagtatttgaCGGCAGAACCGAGACAACTGATTGAAAGTGGACAATACATGACGGAGGCGCACATTCTGTTTGGTGCCAACGAAGGCGAGGGCATCATGGCATTCGATATGATGTTAGACGGATACATCCAACCCAACAACCTTATGGATAGCGAAGACTTTTTTAAGTTCGACGTAGTTAGAGTCATTCTAGGCGCTTTAA GTGTTCGCGATGACACGAGCGCTTTGTCGGACGCGCTGATTTCCAAGTACCTGGGCTATGCCGTAGACTCGTGTCAGATGGGAAATTACACCGCCATGATCAATGGTTTAATTGAC ATTTGCGGCGCACTTTTCCTGAAAGCCGGTGGCTGGCAAACTGTCATGCTACACACCAAATTCAATCCTCACGCCTATTGGTATTCGTTTGATTTTTTCGGCAAAGTCAGTTTGATTGGCGCCGACGAAACTCTTCCCCGCG GTGTAATGCACGCTGATGAAATCATGTACCTGTTCACGATGCCGATTCCCCACAACGAAACTGAAGTTGACTTGTCAAGG AAAATGATTGAAGTATGGACGACTTTTGCCACTTACGG AGAACCGACACCAGAAGGAGTGCAAATGAGGGAAGGTATTCCGAAATGGCCTCCCTACACCCATGAAAAGAAAGAGTTTATGGCCATCAATAAATACTGGAGCGTTAAGAATGACTATTCTTTG TATTACACCGTGACGGTGGATAAGGCTGGACCGAGGGCCGTCGACCCAGAAACCGCTAAGGAATGTGCAAACGCTTATTGGAAATCCAAGAAAGAGAGACGTCACTAA